Below is a genomic region from Castanea sativa cultivar Marrone di Chiusa Pesio chromosome 2, ASM4071231v1.
ACAAAATAGTGACTACGTTGTTGATTCTGGCGCTACGAGGAACTTTGAGCCTTGGCGTGAAGAGGATCATGACTTTGTTGAGActgagaaaaggaaaagggaagcTGAGGAGATGGGTGATGCAATGAAGGGTTTGGAGAATAAGGCTTTGGGTTCAAAGAGAGAGATGGAGATTGATGCTGGTCTGTGTGAGATGAAATCCATGAAGTCTAGACGTGAAAATGTGAGTTTTGATGCAATGCTTGGGGCCTTGAACAGTAgagaagaggagaagaagaagaagaagatggaagaTGAAGAGGATGAAGCGCTTATAAAGTCAATATTTTGTAATCTAAAGAATGAAGATTGTGTGAAAAGGATTCATGATGATGATGTGAAGTGGCAACATGTTTCTttgaacaagaaagaaaaagaaaacccaggTGGGAAAGGGGTTCCTGGTGATGCTCATAAGTTTGTATTCAAGTCCTCCACTGTTGGGAGTAGGATTTCTGTTGTAAAGAAACCAGCTCGTGATGATAGCAATTCAAAGAAATAGGAAATGGCTGAATTGGGTTTGTTTCGAATTTgaaaaagatttaatttttgtatggGATTTCTTTGTTTTCAAACTTACTGTCATATTGGTTTGGCTGTATAAGCTAGATGTTGGATTTTGTGAATATTGTGAATGAGTACTTTAAATCTAATACCCAGATTGCTACCATTTGTTGCATTAGAAAAGTGCagaatattcttttcttttttccttcaattttttttatatattatttatgtcaAAATTCTTGATTGATTTAGATTTGTTCATGTTTTTGTTGGGAAATTGccttaaattttaattgtgaCTTGGAAAGTCAATTAGGTTTCctagaaggaaaaattaatttgggtttCCTTTGTGTGGATGGAATGACTATTTTTTGGTGTAGAAGGAAATTTTATTCCCTTGTGTAAAAGAAAAGACAATTTCTTGGTGTGAAATGAAAGTTTATTCctaattaaagaaataatgTATTCTTAGTTTAAAAGTGAATAGGAATAGAGTCttataaataaacaatgctACAAAGAATTTGTTGGCTTTGTCTTTGGCTTTGGCCCAAGGGTCCTCCCTTTAGGGAGAGGAAAAATAGAGTGTGAAACcaaaagagaataaaatgaatttttgctTGGGAGGAACGCAAGAGGAAGGAGAGAGCAAAGGGCTCCCGCTTTCAACAAGACACAAAGAGGGTATGTGCAAGAGCAAAGAAAGAGGAAGCTGCacaagaaaagagagagagagagagcagccAAGAGTGAGTCACTcagaaaaaagaagacaacGAAGAGAGAGCTATGCAtggagaagaaaattaaaaagagagagcaaagtgttgtcgcctttaagaaaaataattggtATACCTGagagcaaaggaaaaaaaaaagatttttctttagCCGTGAGATATACACAAGaaatattgtaattaatttaataaatagttGTCCCAtggtttttcccttcaaagaTAAATGGTTTCCACATAAATATTTGTGTTCTTATATGTGATTGTTATTTTGAATCGATAGTTTttgtgataatattatttgggaccATCAATTTTACTTTGAACATTTTATACTATGGTCTGACTGTATGTTTAGTTGCATTGCCTTTGGAGTAGCTTCCTACTAagtatcacaatttttttttcagattgcTGTACTTATTGAGGACAAAGAGCTgattcatttattttgatttattgaTCTTGGttctatatttctttttatctcACACTAGTTGAATGAATACTTCTTTTTAGTGATTTGGTTGATCTtggttctttatattttttttctcagatTAGTCAAATAATTGAGACTGCTGGTAATGATGACTTGGAATCCACTAGTAGCAATTTGCAACCCAATGGCCTCACGTATGATGTATCTAAATCTATATCTTCACTCTTTTCTCTCTACTTTATATTTCTTGCTCCAAGCCTTGCTATTGTCTTCATGTCTCTTCAATCTACAACTAAATCCATTTCTTGCGCATATCTGGTCCCTCTTACATTTTCACCTTAAAAAGCTCTATGGTTTTCAAACAAGTCCATAACATGCacttatcaacaacaaaaagaaggTCACAACTAACAActatcttatatttttttgacatttgaCATCCATGGTCCACCTAAACAGCTGGCTAACTAATAGCCATTTATTTGGTTCCTTGGATTTATTTACAATCCATTCGTCCTTGAACTCTTCTTTGACAAAGCATTAGTAATTAACTATTCAAGAAGATATACAATTTTAATCACAACCTATTTCATCCATGAAAATGTCTTATTTAATTGCATGCAATGTACTACTTTTCTATTTGTATATGTTTAATACCGACCTCATTTAGGATATTCTGATTAGTTCATTATAACCCCTGATGATGCTTCCAAATGCATTATTCATTTGGTTTTTTAAACTAAACTTTTTACTAGAAGCACGTCAAAAGTAGGCGGGGATGATGCAACTCCCAACCTGAATCACCTCCATAATGTCCAGAATGCCCTCGCTATTTGTATCACAGGTAGCCAAACCATGGCATTTATAGTAATATCACACCAACTTACATTTGCTATAAAGGTATCCGTTATGTAGGTACACTTGTGTTTGCAAGTGGAAGAAAACAAGAATGCAGTGTAAGCCACACTAAAACCTATCGGTCTCTAAGGCTTGGTTAGAAGGAACTTTTCTGGCAGAAGTATCAGATTTCAGGCATATAACTGATTGTTTTCTCGTATGTAATTggttattcttcttctttttctttttgggtgaaTCTAGTGTATGTAGTTGACGTGTGTGTTTGTTATTTATTGGATACCAAAACTATGCAAAAATTGTCTAagcttgttttattttattgggttagTTTTCTTAGCAACCACAAATTGACGGGTTCTTTTAACTTCTAAGTCTTCTGTCTTTGTTAGGTAGCTAAGAAAATTTTGGCATAcgtgtaaaaaaaatgttgttgagTTGGTTTTAAGTAATCCTATATATGCTTTGTTTAGATggttaaaaaatgtataacagAAGAAATTTTGAGATCACTTCCACTTTGGATATTGTTAGTTTCACTTTGGGGtataagaaaacaaaagttCGTTAGGCTTAATAAAGCTATTTAGTTTAGTTTCTTATGGCTTGTTTGCTGGGgctttgaaatttaaattgaaagagCATTGTTATTGTAATTGCATGTCTAATGACtattcaattatataaaatgttctTCTTTCATCTGAATACATTAGGTTTGAAATACTTCCTTGGAATATTGAatatttaattttggtttaggtAGTTTCCATTTGGTTGCTGAAgcaaaaaatgagaaagaagctGACTTTATAATCTTAAATTTACAAGTTCTGGGGGATATATTGTATGTtagataaaatttcaaattccaaagttatttttgaggaaaattttacatatatgttaaattttgtttttgtcattttattggCAATTAAATGGACTTGTAATTTGGAACTTCATCAAATAATTAACTAAGTTATTGTAAAGCAGTTGAGTTACAGTTAAGATCGGGCTGTAGAGGTGATGGTGATTTTTCCCTCCTTTCTTGATGGATTCACAAGAAGTGTACCAATCAAGAAAGAGAGGAATAATAAGAATGATGTTGGAAGGGAAACTGCAGAAAAGTTGGCAAAGGAGGCGAAGAAGAATGAGCTAATATTGAGTTCTTCTGGCACTGTGAAGGCCAACAAGTCAAACAACTTGGTGTCAGTGTGCTCAAAGAGAGGGATGAAAGGAATTAATCAGGATTGCTTAATTGTTTGGGAGGTATATCACTACATATTTAATGTTGATATCTAGCTGTTTTAACATAAACCATTAAAGACGTGTGAAAATTTGAACTTACGTAGCAGATCTaacttctattaattttttttccatctgaTCAATTTATCAGCGTGGTTTGGTTTTTAGGAGTTTGGATGCCAAGAAGACATGcttttttgtgggatttttgATGGACATGGCCCATGGGGACACCTTGTAGCCAAAAGGGTCAGAAAATCAGTGCCTGCTTCTTTGCTGTGCAATTGGCAAGAGACTCTAGCCTCAACCTCACTTGATCTGGATTTTGAAATTGAAGTGGATAGAAACCTTCATCGGTTTGATATATGGAAGAAATCCTACTTAAAAACTTACGCGGCTGTTGACCAAGAGCTTAAGCATCATCCTGGAATTAATTCTTTTCATAGCGGTACTACAGCTCTGACACTTGTTAAACAGGTGATTAGATATCTTCCATATGATAATTTGGTTTATCAGTCATTAGGCTGTCAATTTACAGAAAAACCATGTGGACATAGGTCTTATTACAAGGTACTCATTCAAGAGTCTGTCAGGCTAGCTCAGAAAAGCAGTTGTACTTGTCCTACTGTTTGCAATGGTGTATGTTACTATCATATTCACATATTTTTCTAACTTGGTGGCATGTTCAAAGTTCATTTCCAATTCTGTCACAGTATGTGCCGTCTGCTATTTATTATCATCTAGTATGAATAAGTAAATGTTTCCTTTCCTAGCTAGTAATCAGGTTAACTATAGGAAAAATTGGATTTCTGAGATTATTTTGAGTAATATGACTAGTATTGTAGTTGCCCAATGcaagttttgtttgttttgggtactatttatgggcctGTTATGGATCTTTGAATTGTTAAAGATCATAAGTAGCTTGAACTATTTACTCATCAATTGTCTTCAGGGTGAACATCTTGTCATAGCAAATGTTGGTGACTCCCGAGCTGTATTGGCAACAACATCTGATGATGGCCATTTGGTACCACTTCAGCTTAGCATTGACTTCAAGCCCAATTTACCTCGttagcctctctctctctctctctctctctctctgtatgcACGTGTATCTATTACCTAAGAATTTACAGTCCTTTCTATTTTGGGTGCAGAGGAGGCTGAGCGAATAGCACAATCCAAAGGGCGAGTCTTTTGTTTAGATGATGAACCTGGGGTGCACAGGATCTGGAGGCCTAATGGTGAGACACCAGGACTAGCACTATCAAGAGCCATGGGTGACTACTGCCTGAAGGAATTTGGGCTTATTTCTGTGCCAGATGTGACACAAAGGAACATAACTAGCAGAGACAAATTTGTCATATTGGCAACGGATGGAGTATGTATTTTCTTAATGATGGttccaactctctcttttcctctcttttagCTAGGACCTTCGGACTTTCTCTTAATCACACAATTACTCTCTTTTTTCCACCTCTTAATCACAATTCATTATAATTTCCATTGTTATTGTGAGTAGATATTTTAGAATGACAAATACACAGTTGTCAGATGCAGAACTCTTGAGTAGTGGATATGACCTGAAGCAAGTTCTTGAATGAAATCACTCTCCCATAAGATAATATCATCTAGTGTACAGAAATTGTGGAATGAATATAAATAACAAGAACATTATTCGTgatgttttttgaaatttcatcGCATAGTATAAGGTAAGGTAAACATGTTTTGAGAACTCAAGTATAATGGTGATGGCATAAGTTTGAGCACATTTATCTAGCCTTTATGAATAATATAGTTACTTTACATTGTATGTGGtactcatttcttttcttttcagctATGGGATGTTATTTCCAACCAAGAAGCTGTACAGATTGTTTCTTCAGCACCTGTTAGAGAAAAGTCAGCTAAAAGGTTGGTGGAGCATGCTGTTCATGCATGGAAACATAAGAAGCGAGGCATTGCAAAGGATGACATCTCAGCTGTTTGCCTCTTCTTTCACACTTCAACCTCTCAACCAATCAACCCTATTCAAGTCTTGAAACAGGTTGCATGAGAAAAGCTAGGTGACTGCCTATTGCCATTGCCTTCCAGTTATCATCAAAATTGTTGTATATAAGTAAACCTTTATTGGACTAATTGATTATGAGTAAGAATTTAACAGAATATGCATAAGGTTAACATGTCCTTCAAATTTACTCCATCATGGAATACACAGTTCAACTTGTCATTGTAAAATCTGAAATATACTTTGACCACTGGATATGTAGCATAGCAAGGTTGAAATGACATTTGTAATAAGTTTGAATATGCCATAATTGTGAAGCATTTTGTTAAATGTATGATTTGAAAGGCATTGACCAATCTCCTTAGATGCAGTTATTGAAATCTGTGGATGATTATACTTGTGAATAGAGAAAACTCTACAATGGCAACAGCTGACCCTTGCATATTGCACACAACACTACAGAGCACTAAACAAATTTGAGAAACAAGAAACAGGAAGCTCAAGTAGATTAATAGCATATTAAATGTTTTGGTGGATCTATAATTCTCTATGTTAAAAAATGTTTACACTTAGAGCCCTTAGAGATGCAGGGTTTCAAGTGTTAGGAAAGGTAAAGAAGCCAAAAGTTggtggaaaaataaaattaatggagATGGATTCTAAAAGGCAGATCTGAATCAGAAGTAAAATCAAACTTTGATGCTAAGATACAAAATCTATTGTAGGGTCAATCGTATCATTTGTTTAATATTGAGCATCCATGTTTGGCCAAACAACCATCAGAAGTCACATAGAATGGTGAAAAAAACAGCTACAAAAGTGTCAGAAGTGATAACACCACAATGATTGTGCCAACTCCAACTCCATAGGAAGAGAGTCTTCTAGCACCTGTAGTGAAATACATCAATTTCACTTCAtcaaaaaaagcaacaaaaactatatcaaaattttctgattttgatgttatgattaataaaaataatataagtttttctTATAAGAAAAGCCAACAAACTAACATAACCACAGAACTCACTTGCAGTGATTGAAACGTTCAAATAGAACTGGAAATCATGGTACCACATAAAACAACTGGACCCATAGATCTCCCATCCTCTTTTACTTCCAAAAATTGTCCTTAAAGTCACCAATTGAGCATCCAAGCACTTGCCACATTCAATACTACTGATATCTCTAGTGCACTGAGCCATGCCATACCTCTTCCCACTTTTTCCAACATCCATCACTGCAGTCTGGAACATCAAAGGCTGTTTTGGAGCAGTAGATGCAAGTCCACTCATGAAGGAGAGTCCATTTGAAATCACTGCTATATCATCATAATTAGTTTCATTCCTCAATGCCACTGAATTATCTAccataaccccaaaaaaatcatcatgataggccaaaaacgtattgacccttgtgatggattaattaattaattaattagtcaagtttaattaattaattaaattaacatacaaaataCGTGacagtacaaacaaatcaccaaataactaaatatgcagcggaaattagatgacacggtgatttgtttacaaatggggaaaacctacatggcaaaaaccccactaggtgattttaaggtcatcactctcgagaatccactattatcaaaacaagcggttacaagtaaaggaatctcagtaccttataccaacctacagttgaactcttacccaatacccaattggacttgttctgtagtgacaatctctccttgtattacacggctcccagtacgtgacttactaaaagatgcgcagatcccagtacgcgacttgatcaccaacttgagaaggatgttggctgcaaagttcttcagttcatcacacgataaagatcataaagttgcttggtcacaaaaccttacAATGTACAAAACATAGCATCTTCTtgaagatgaactagggcaactaggtttttggtcacacttttcttcgcacttgtgcaattgtgttcTTATGCAACTATGCAacctgtgacggcccttaaaataattcttatatatgtttagggttgtgagaaatgAAGGCCTAAACACATattcacagattggatgaaaaacagctctaaaaaactgaatttcataaaccttgataaatagccatctatcgagatAGCTGTTGAGTTACGAgcttcagcagcttttaaatctcgatagatactagctgtcgagatttaaaatccagcacttccttacttgattcttagacagacttgcatgactttaatacttgaatttgaaactttactccttaaagtattaaacacatcctagatctacccaattacaagtaaagtgcgttttgttaaaggattagccaatacataaaatgttgacatatgttcttaacatcaAATCTCATATGTCCTAACGAGTTGAATAGTGCAAAAAACACCATCTGAACCAAACCCAGACCTCTTTGCTCTTTGGGTAGTCGTGTAATGCAACTGTAATGGAGTTATTGGTGCAACCAGCACAACTATTGCCAGATATGTCACCTCTACATTGTATGAGGCCATAAACCTTGTTGGAGTTCTTTCCTGCTGTGGTCTTGTAGAAGCCCTTTTGAAGAGCCCCATTAACAAGTGAACTAAATAGATTGTTGAGATTGGTCTGGAAGCCATTCTCAGTTGCAGAATAATCATCTTTTGAGCACTGCAGACCGGTATATGCATTGACATCAGCATGGCAAGAGCTATTTGACAACATTAAAGATGTTactatcagaaactttactGAGAAAGTGAATTTTTTCATTGGGACTAAAATACTTCACCGCCAACTTgtttctatcaaaaaatttGAAGAGGAATAGAGGCTATGAATGTCATCTTCTATCACAGTATGACACAGTACTTGATCAAactaatcaaattttaataGCATTTGACACTCAGCAAAGAACAAGAAACTGGATTATCCAGCTTTGAATGTACAAAGTCAACTCTTGCATAAATGGATATATATTACATGACAACTTGTGTTGAAGTCTAGTGAAAGAAATAATACTTgagcatccacattcatttttcctaattctatcatattttaccatctaaaaagctattttatcaattatacaataccattttttaCTACACCCAACATTCAATGGAGCTCTCTTTTGGGCCTCAGTGGTATACTACTTTAGAATTTGGCATTGAGAAGAGGTTTAGCCCATTCAATGCTGATGCTCTAGAGATGGAAGCTAATTGGAAGTTGGAAGATGCTTGTTACTGGTATGCCTCTTTAACATTGCTGGTAGTGATAagttacaaaaagaaaaatagtttatttgAGTATCTTAATTCACATGATTTATAAATTGAAGAACGTAATAGAAATAAACATGTTAATTTACGAATGTCATCTTGGCCGGCTTgatcaatttatatattatttgcgTTTGACAAATTGATAAGG
It encodes:
- the LOC142625984 gene encoding uncharacterized protein LOC142625984, whose protein sequence is MGERKVVNKYIPPDFDPSKLARVQKPKNDQIKVRMMLPMSIRCKTCGNYIYKGTKFNSRKENVMGETYLGMQIFRFYFKCTTCSSEITMKTDPQNSDYVVDSGATRNFEPWREEDHDFVETEKRKREAEEMGDAMKGLENKALGSKREMEIDAGLCEMKSMKSRRENVSFDAMLGALNSREEEKKKKKMEDEEDEALIKSIFCNLKNEDCVKRIHDDDVKWQHVSLNKKEKENPGGKGVPGDAHKFVFKSSTVGSRISVVKKPARDDSNSKK
- the LOC142625914 gene encoding putative protein phosphatase 2C 34 isoform X1, with the translated sequence MVIFPSFLDGFTRSVPIKKERNNKNDVGRETAEKLAKEAKKNELILSSSGTVKANKSNNLVSVCSKRGMKGINQDCLIVWEEFGCQEDMLFCGIFDGHGPWGHLVAKRVRKSVPASLLCNWQETLASTSLDLDFEIEVDRNLHRFDIWKKSYLKTYAAVDQELKHHPGINSFHSGTTALTLVKQGEHLVIANVGDSRAVLATTSDDGHLVPLQLSIDFKPNLPQEAERIAQSKGRVFCLDDEPGVHRIWRPNGETPGLALSRAMGDYCLKEFGLISVPDVTQRNITSRDKFVILATDGLWDVISNQEAVQIVSSAPVREKSAKRLVEHAVHAWKHKKRGIAKDDISAVCLFFHTSTSQPINPIQVLKQVA
- the LOC142625914 gene encoding putative protein phosphatase 2C 73 isoform X2; the protein is MLFCGIFDGHGPWGHLVAKRVRKSVPASLLCNWQETLASTSLDLDFEIEVDRNLHRFDIWKKSYLKTYAAVDQELKHHPGINSFHSGTTALTLVKQGEHLVIANVGDSRAVLATTSDDGHLVPLQLSIDFKPNLPQEAERIAQSKGRVFCLDDEPGVHRIWRPNGETPGLALSRAMGDYCLKEFGLISVPDVTQRNITSRDKFVILATDGLWDVISNQEAVQIVSSAPVREKSAKRLVEHAVHAWKHKKRGIAKDDISAVCLFFHTSTSQPINPIQVLKQVA
- the LOC142624882 gene encoding antimicrobial ginkbilobin-2-like protein, which gives rise to MKKFTFSVKFLIVTSLMLSNSSCHADVNAYTGLQCSKDDYSATENGFQTNLNNLFSSLVNGALQKGFYKTTAGKNSNKVYGLIQCRGDISGNSCAGCTNNSITVALHDYPKSKEVWVWFRWCFLHYSNDDFFGVMVDNSVALRNETNYDDIAVISNGLSFMSGLASTAPKQPLMFQTAVMDVGKSGKRYGMAQCTRDISSIECGKCLDAQLVTLRTIFGSKRGWEIYGSSCFMWYHDFQFYLNVSITASARRLSSYGVGVGTIIVVLSLLTLL